DNA sequence from the Candidatus Fluviicola riflensis genome:
TGATTATTACATAACCAAACGGATCAATGAAGGAATCCTGATCGACGCTCCGCTAAACGACCGTTTTAAACTGAACGGAGTAGTGGCACACAATTATTACGAGCGCATCAAGAATACCTATTTGAAAAATTTAAATACGCTTGATCAGCAATTGACAACGGCTCCTGGTGATCAGGATACAACAAAATTTTATGCATTGATGTCGCGGCTTTCATTGGTGAAATACCAACGTGACAGCACCTTTAATTTTGAAGTCGGCTACGATGTAAATCACGAATCAGCAACCGGAAGACGGATTGTATCGGGCAAACAAACCATTACCGAAGTCGCGCTTTTCGGAAATACCGAAATTCAATTGCGAAAATGGTCATTGAAACCCGGTTTGCGATATACCTACAATTCGGCTTATCGTTCGGCATTTACACCTGCGTTAAATCTCAAGTATGCGCTTGAAAAATGGACTTTTCGTGCTGGAGTTGCCAGCGGCTTCCGTTCACCGGCGATCAAAGAATTATACATCGATTTTGTAGATATCAATCATAATATTCAAGGCAACACAAACCTAAAACCCGAGCAATCCATGCATTACCAGGTTTGGGTGAGTACCAAAAGAAATCTGGGAAAACATAATTTGGTTATTGATTTAAACGGTTATTACCAGCAAGTCAGACAGAAAATCACGTTGGCGCAGGATCCCGGAGGTGTGATTTATTCGTATTTCAATCTCGAACATTTCGAAGCAATCGGCTTGCAATCAACAATTGATTTCGCTGTCGGAAAACACCGGTTCAAAATAGGTGGCGCTTATATCGGAACGAAAAGTAACCTGACAGTAAACGGCTATTCCTTTTCGCCCGAAATCACGGCAAGCACCAGTATTTTCTGGAAGAAACCACAAATCACATTCTCGGCATTTTATAAATACACCGGTCGTGTATTGACCTATTTCTCTTCGGAAGAAGGTGATCCGGTTACTTCTTTCATGAACGATTACAACATGCTTGATCTCAGCGCGAGCAAACCTTTTTGGTCCAAACGAATTGTTCTTACCTGCGGAGCTAAAAACCTGCTGAATGTAAGACAAGTGGGAACTGGAAGCAACGACGGTGGCGCTCATTCAAGTTCAGCTACTTCAACTCCGGTTGGCTGGGGAAGAAGTGTTTATATCAAATTGCAGTTTAATTTACACTACAAGAAATGAAGCAGTATACATTGAAGATTTTCCTGTTGGTTGTTTTGGTCATTAATTTCGGGTGCGAAAAAGATGAACTTCCCAAGCCGTTTTCTGGTGGAGCTTCGGTCAATACAATCCAGGTCAGCATGGGGAATGATTATGCCAACCAATTGTTTTTTGAGCTTTCTTCGGCCACTATTGTTTCTCAGAATAACCGCGAAATCTGGGATTTAGGCTTTTCCTGCGCCGCCGATTCACGGCATATTATACTCAACAGTTCCAAATACATGGCGCTGAGCATCACTTCCGAAACCGATCTTACTGCTGTTACATCTTCTACACCGGTTACATGGAAATACGATGATCCGGCGGGAGCGGAAGATTCATCCGCTTTCTTAAACTGGGAACTCAACAAAGTTTATATACTGGACCGCGGCGTTTCGATATTGGGACAGCAAATCGGGAAAATGAAAATGCAAATCACCGCCATCGATGCAACCGGTTATACGATTCAATGGGCAAGCACTTTGGATTCACAAACAATCGAAACGACTTTTGTTCCGAAAAACAATGATTACAACTTTACGTTTTTCTCTTTCGCCAGTAATCAAACGGTAGGTGTTGAACCGCCGAAACAGGAATGGGATTTGTGTTTCAGCAGTTATACCTATGTGTATGACGACGGAACGCCTTATCTCGTAACAGGAGTGTTATCCAACAGAAATCTGGCTCGCGTGATCGAAAGCGAATTGTCGTTTGATGACATTGATCTAGCCTACGCCGAAACGGCCATTTACACTCCGGACATCGACATCATTGGCTACGATTGGAAATTCTACGATTTTGACCTGGCAACCTACGTGATCCAATACGACAAAGTCTACGTAATCAAATCGGTGGAAGGATTGTATTACAAATTGCGTTTCCTTGATTTTTACGACCAGAACGGGAACAAAGGCGCGCCAAGCTTCGAGTTGCAGGAGATTGTGCCGTAATTCACCTCAACGCTTACGCTATTGCGACTCCGTCGGTGAAAGCGTGGTGACTTTATGGTGAATATTTCTACTTTTAGAAATTCAAACCAACTTCAATGCAGGATAAAATTACGTTTCAGTTTGTCAGCGAACCGTCTGACGTTAATTTCGGAGGAAAAGTACACGGAGGATCGGTGATGAAATGGATCGATCAGGCTGCTTATGCCTGTGCATCGACATGGTCGGAAGGATACTGCGTAACGGTTTACGTTGGCGGAATTCGTTTTTTTAAACCCATTCATATCGGGAGCTTGGTAAAAATTCAGGCCCGTGTCATGTATACCGGAAAATCCAGCATTCACATTGCCGTTGATGTGTATTCACGTAAAATGGCAGCTCCGAAATTCGAGAAAACCACGCATTGCGTGATCGTTTTTGTAGCGGTCGACGAAGCGGGAAATCCTAAACCGACACGTCAATGGGTTCCTGATACAGAACGTGAACGACACCTGGAGCAATATGCCTTGAAACTGATGCAATTACGCAAAGACATCGAAGCCGAAATGGATCCTTACCTGAAGGATTATTTGGGGTGATTAAAATTCATTTTTCACGAATACAATCCTAATGGTAGGAACAATGAATGTGATAATTGGATTGAGATTCTGATAGTCAACGATTACGGTTCTAAAAAAGATCAATTTCTCCTTCTACCATCAACCTGTACCTTCCCGGATTTACCTCACCGAAAGACACAATCACCAATGGTTGATGCTTCTTGAACGGATCTTCTATCCAAAATAGTTCTACACCATTTTCATTGCAATAACTTCCGGTGATCCCGTTACTTTTTTTCGAGTTGATAGCCTCAATCAACCATGCAAATTCAGAAGCCAAAAGGTGTTTCTGCAAAGAATGCAATGGATGCTCAATAAAAAGACTGACCGAAACGAGAATCGTATGACCTGAATCACTGACAAACGACCATTCATTTTCCAGCTCATCTTCACCACCATCGAATAAGAGGATTGGATCAGTTTTTAGGCGGAAGTACACTGTCTGTTACGATTAAATACTTGTTGGTAATCAGCGTGTTGATTTTGTCGTTGAACTGGTATTGCATCCCCATTCCCGGTTCACCAAACCACGGAATCGCTTTCCCGGCTTTTACATTTGGAATTTCCTTGAGGACTTTGAATTGGTAATAAATACTGTTTTTACTGCTCTGAGGCAATGCCCGCGAACCGAATGAAGCTCCCTGCGGCGCTACAAACGTTCCCCACAAACTCCCGTAACGGTCCAGTTTGGTATTTGGTTTCAGTTTCACAATCGATACACTAACAAATCCCGACGCCGGCGGATAACCGCCATTGAGTTTGTTGTCGTTGACCATGGTTTCCAGGGCGCTCCATTTTTTGTTTTTCCACAAATCCCACATCGAGGGTTGAAATTTGGCCTGTACAGAATCCAGCGGAGTTAGCGCCACAAAACTCGTATAACTTAAACCACGAACAATCGAATCTTTTCGGGGGCCGGTTGGAACCGAAAGTGGAGTAGATGAAGTGGTGGTTTGCTGAGCAGTATCAACAAACGAAAAAGTCGTTGCGATCAGTAGCAAGGCAGCAAAAGCCGCGGTGAATCTCAGTTTCATAGTGGTGTTTTTTTGTTATTAATTCAGACTCCTTTTAAAACAGTCTGCAATTTTAGTAATTCTGTTTTGATAACCTCTCGGAATTGAAAATACAATTTTTTCTTCAGGTTCAACAGTTCCGTATGGATTTTCAATAATCACCTGTTCAATGGCGAGCACAGCCAGTCTGGCCAGCAATTCTTCCGGAAGCCCTACTGTATTGAACGGAAACAAATGGTCTTCTACCGTTCGCTCTTTCACCTCCGGTTGCGTCATTTTAATGATGTAATCAGAGCTGTCAATGAATACGAACCGAATGCTGATGACTGAATCGAGGACAATTCTTCTGGCTTTGCTTTTGAAATTATTTTCTATTTCGAGAAACAATGAACCATCTCTTTGAATAAAAGACATGTTCAGTAAATTCGGAGCGCGATCAAGGAAGCAAGTTGTTTTGGTGTGGATTGTAGACCCATCCGTTGGCAAAGGCATGTACTTCTCACAGTCAGACTTTTGAGAAAATGCTGGTGAACAAGCCAATGTAAACAAAATCAATAGATACTTCATGTAGCGTTTAATTGGTGTAAAGCTACAAAATTTAGCATACCCGTTTTATTATCAATACAATGAACCGGTTATCAATGCTTTACAATGATCTTCTGCCTGTTAGCATTGTTGAGACACAAAAAGTAAATTCCTTCACTCAATCCCGAAATTTCCAGTTCATTCATACCTTTTTCGAGCTGACCGGTACGAATGGTTACTCCGGACATGTCTGTTAGCTGGTAAATTCCTGCTTCGGTTTGCATGGTAATCCGATCAGAAGCCGGATTGGGAAACACGGTTGTTAGTACGTTACCGTTGCTGACTGCAATTGTCTCATGCAGCGTCCATTCACCGTTGAAATCGGTTTGGCGCAAGCGATAGTAAGTTAATCCGCCGGGATTTCTATCGGTAATGAAATAAGATGTTATTTCATTCGTACTTCCCGAACCGTTTACCCGTTCAATTTCCGAAAAATCAGACCCGTCAGCAGACTTTTCTACTGTAAAAAAATCATTATTCAACTCGCTCGAGGTGGTCCAGTTAATCTGGTTTTCGTTTTCCAATGCTTCTCCTTCAAAAGACAGTAATTCCACCGGAAGCCCACAGACAATGGTTTGCGTACCGCCAGCCGTAATGGTGGCAGCCGTTTCCGAACCGGTAATCGTGGTCATAGCAATCGTGAGCGGATTTACGATAATCGTGTGCCCGTTCACCGCACCTGCCTGAATGTCGACTGTAATCCAGAAATAACGCGTAACCGGCGACGGAGAAACGGTATAGGAAAAAGCAGGAAAGGTATGCGCTCCGGGGCCGAGTCCGGCAGTGATGGTTGCCAGCAGGTTGCTCGTATTAAATACCGAGAAATTGGTCTGATACAGTTTGAAGTTTACGATATCGCCTGCAACGTACGTTCCGCTCGTTATAAATCCGGCAAGCCCGGTAAAGACCGGATTGACGGCAGTAGTAGAATTGAAGGCAAATCCGTAAACAGGGACATTGATCGTGCCACATGTCCGACTCGCCGCAGCAACCTGGTTGGGCGTATACAGTTGTTCCACCTGGCCAAAAACAGCTCCTGAAGTCAACCAAAAACAACAAACAACATACAATGAAGTGCGTGAGAAAAAACAGTTCATTCCCCTATCAGTTTAGTTTAGAGAAGCTGAATTTAGGAAACCTTTCGTAATCCAACAACTCCTTTGGTTCATTATTAATAAAAAGGAGGTTTAAGGGTTAGAAAAGAAAGTGATTGTATATGTTTTTGTGAAGAATAAGCTTTTCTGTTTGTACCATGTTACTTTAACAACTGAAACTTACATTAGAATGGACTTTAAAATAGTTCACATCAATTCATTGAAATGGAAGAAACTCTAAAGAACCTGCTACTCCTTTATGAAAAGTTGCTGATATTCATTATTCCCCGAAAATACATGAATAAAATAACTGCCGGGTACAAGTGTTCTTACATCAATATCCGTTGAAACATCTTCTTTCAATAACACCTGTTGACCTGAAATACTAGTGATTATGATTTTATCTACAGGATTTGAACCACTTATATGAAGGTGTAGTTGCCCATTGACAGGATTCGGATACACTTCCAGGCTAAACTTATTTTCATTCAAATGAAGAGAACAATTCATAGAATCCATGGCCTGAGGCGTTCCATAATGCATGGTTGTTGTTCCCAATCCTAATTGTCCGTGTGAATTTGCTCCCCAACTATAAATTACACCATTCTGTATAGCGGTGCTGTGTGCCAGCCCGGTAGAAGGCAGGCTCCATGAAGCTGTATTATTGATCAATACAGGTTCGGTCTGATCGATTGTTGTACCATCGCCAACCGTGCTGCCAAACGTGTTAAGTCCCCAAGCCCAAAGAGTACCATTCGTTTTAGTAGCCATATAAGTCACTTGACTTCCCAGGCCTACTTCTTTCCAGTCACTTTCAGTTCCAAGCTGCTGGGGACTTGTCAGGTAATCATCTTGTATGTCAAATGCATTTCTTCCCCAATACCACAACGTGCCATCTGTTTTGGTAGCAAGGCATCGGGTTGACATCCCGGCATTGATTGATATCGCTATGTAATTCCAGTTGGTATTTGTTCCAACCTGAACAAATTGATGCTGATCCACTGTGCTTCCAATTCCAAGCTGCCCGACATCATTGCTGCCACAGCTCCATAATGAACCGTCGTTTTTAAGCGCAAGCGCACAGTTATCACCAACAGAAACCATCTTCCAATCGGAATCCGTTCCTGTTTGTGCTGGAGAAAGAACATTGTCCCATCCTCCGTTTCCTTGTACCCCTGCATTATTCCAACCCCACGACCATAAGGTTCCATTGGTTTTAATAGCTTTGGTATTTCCAAATCCGGCAGAAACGTATTCCCAGTCCGAATCGGTACCCACCTGAACAGGTACTAAACTGTTATCTGTTGTTCCGGTTCCAAGTTGTCCATAATCATTTCCCCCCCAAGCCCACAAGGTTCCATTTGTTCTGATACCAAAGCCAAAGCCGGCCCCGACAGTCACAAATTTCCAATCTGAATCGTTGCCGATTTGTGTTGGAGCGATACAATTGCTTTCCTGCGATCCATTACCTAATAATCCCCCTTGGTTAAAACCCCAATTCCAGATTGTTCCATCCGATCGAAGTGCGGCAGTTTGGTCATAACATGATTTTACGGTTTCCCAACACTGTGCATTGGATTGATGAATGGCCACAAAAATAAATGTGATAAAGAAGAGATGTTTCATTCCGTTATGGTTTAGTCTGTTGATATGATACAAGTACGCCCCACGGATTGAAAAGGTTGCTTGGGTTTTGGGAAATCTTCAATTGGGATAGAAGAAAGGGGGGAGTTGAGGAAAAAACTAGTGTTGAAAAGCGTCTCTTTTCTGAACTTACAACAGCAAAGTTTGAACATTCTCAAGTTGGAGTCAAATTCTATTAGTATGGTATCTTTTTTCATAATAACTGCAAGTCTGCTGAACTTCACACAGTGCTGAAAAATTTAAAAATAGGTTCCACTTTTTATTGTAATCTTGATAGGAACAGTGTAAAATTAAATCCCTATCATCCTTAAATCTACCTTTCAAAAAATCCAATCTAGTATTTATATCTACCATTGCATACTCATCATCTATTATTTGGAAATCATGTACCATGTTTCTAGCGCGATATCTTTGATCCGTTATCAACTCCAACCTGGTTAAGTCAATTTTGTAATCTTTTTTCCAGCTTACATTTCTTAGCAATGAGTTCAATGAAGTATACTTTTCTTCCGAAAAGTTCTTAAGATCATGGTTTTCTGCTAGAAAAGTAGCCAGTTGGCGTACCATACCTTCAATTGTTGTCATGATAAGGAGATTACATGCCCGGTATAAATTCATATCATAACACTTTAATGCTTCATCTATTGAATTTTCAAAACCGGAATACCTGTCAGTGGATTTTAAAAAAGGTATTACTTTCAACTTTACATCATTGAGTAAATCTGGTAAATGTTTTCCCAAATCATCTAAATCCAAATCACCTCTACCAATACCAATTGCTTGTGTTACTGTTATTTTTGGAGCCCACAGAATATTCGCAGCAATGGCTGAGTGAAATGAATTTTGAATAAGGAAAATTATATCTGGTTCAAAAGGTATTGTTCGCATAACTGGAAGATTTGATTTTTGAATTTCATCACAGGCTTCAATTAACTTATCTAGGGTTAATAATCCCATTAATTCCGATATGTAAATAGTGAGATTCTCAACACAATTCTCAGCCTTATATTTCTGTCTAGTCGTCAAATTCTCAATTCCAGGTGCCTCAGCTAATTCTACAATTTGATTCATGCATAAGTTGATAGTTTCCTTAATTTTTAATTCGCGCATCCTGCATAATGCCTGAAAATCATCTTCTACGCTAAGTACATACTCTGTTTCTAATTTTTCAAGTATTTGTGCAATTGTTATTGTTTTAGAGAATTTCATTGATTGTAGGTTACTTAAAAAATGAGTCTAATGCAGTATTTTTTTAACCTCTAAAATAACAAAATCAGACAAAATCACCTTTAGGATTCGAATATTGGGATCAGTGTGAGCGGGAGAGCGAGTATTGAGGGAAAATGACAAGAGTCGAACACCTTGGATGAGTATTAATGGTAAATAACCAATATGTTATCAATGTTAAATAGGATCTATGTACTCCGTAGGTCGATTTGTATTCAAAATACGTACGAATTCCTCCCGAATTAAAAATATTTTATCGCTTCCCTCGGTATCACATTCATAATCACTGTTAATCTGTTTGTAATATTTATAATTAGCATCTTCAAAGTGTACGCTTAATAGCTGACATGATAGGAGAATATAAGTAAATGAATCCATCATAAAATAAAACAACATATTCATATCGGTGTTTTGAAGTGAATTGGTAGTTGCGCCAAAATGTTCGTATTTTGAATAAAAGAAGAAGCCGATATACAAATTATCTAAATCAAACTTCTTTAACAGGTCACTATTGCGAATTAACTTTATGATTTGTGAGGCTGATGGATATGGTTTAGGTAACACGTTCTTTGTCGGATTGTCATAATTCGCTGGCTCGTTTTTAAAGTATGGTGGATAAAGAGCCCTCCAATCATCTATACTTTTTATGCCTTGTTCTCTTGTGAAAACCCCCGAATCTGTGAGAGCTTTTATATGTCTAAGACCAGTATGTATGTGATCTGCTAACAGAGAAGACGCGGTTTCTAAATATTCGTCTTCCTCTGGAGAAGGACAAGATCTCACCTTAGAATGAACATCTTCTAAGTAGAACTGTGAAATGACATCGGACAAACAAGCTCTTACAATAAGGCCTATTGAATCTTCTACAAATGGACTTTCCTCCCATTGTTTCAGCAAAGGTATTATTACTTCTATCCTATTGATATGACGTTCAAAAATGTTAATTTTTATGAACATTGGTTCCTTGAAATGATCTGTAGGAATGCCCTCTAGTAATTTTCTTCCAACAGGTATCACATCTTCTAACAATTTTATCAATTGGTGCAACTGAAGTTTTGAGTTTGATGTTAGAAGTTTAGTTGAAGACAGTTTTTTTTTCTCAAGCCGCCAATCAGACATATAAATTATTTATTAAGTTTTCAAGCATTTTTTTTCATTTAAACAAAGTGGTGGAAAATCAGGATTTACCTCATGCGTTTCGGCTAGCGCAAATCTTTGATCGGAGGAACAAAGGGTTTCGGATAACATAATTATAGAGAACTTGTATATCTGCGTAACTCTAATTTACAACTGATTAATATCGATTTTAACCATGAATTTCCGTAATCGTAGTGAATAGTTTTCGTTACATTATTACCTCAATAGTAGACAATAATCCTGAAAAATAGCGAAGTGTTTAAAAATTCCTGAAAAGAAATTGAGCCTGAAAGCCAACAGGATTCGAACCGCTTTGACTAATTGGAAAACGGAATGAAATCAATGGTTTGCGGGAGATTTGACTTATCCTCTCCCTTAATCCCTCTCCAAAGAGGGAGACTAAATTCATTCTTCGAACACGAATCTCACACTCAGTCCTCACACTCGTCCCTGAAAGAAAAAAGCGTTGATGGAGCAGTGTGAGTGTGAAGTGTGGGTTAAGAGGGACAAAAAGAAAAAAGCGTCACTATCGTAACGCTTTTTTCTTTTTGTGAACCCTTCACCACAAAATTCAAACACTTTGTGATTTATTTTTCAATACAGAACAACTTATTTCTTAATGAAACGAGCTCTAACCATTCCTTTATCAGAAACTGCTTCGAACATATAAACTCCGTTTGACCAGTTCTCAACCGAGAATGTACTTAGCTCTGTTTTCATTACAACTGCACCTAGGCTATTGTAAACGTTAATCTGTTCTACTTGAAAATTGGTGGAAATGGTGACAACAGCACTTCCCGGGTTTGGATAAATGGTCATTTCACCAATACTCAATTCTTCTAATCCAATGGTGGAAATTGTGACACATGTGGTTGTATCAGAGCAGGTTCCATTATCAATGATACAAGCGTATTGTCCATTTGTTGTCGGAACGAATAATTGTGCATTTTCACCTACCAATTCGTTGCCACTCATACAATCAAACCATTGATAATCAACTCCTGTTGCATTGGAAGCAATGGTGTTGTTCTCTACGTTTACGGAGTTGTTTAGTGGAGTAATGGTTAGTATTAAATGGTAATTGGAATCGCACCCATTTTGAGTAGTTAAGTCATAGTCAGCAGTTGTACTGGAAGTATACGTTATTCCGTTAATCCACGTATACGGACCGCACACGTCAACAACATCCTCGATTGCATAACTTGCAACAAAGGTCAAATCCAATGTAACTACTGAGTCACAACCGCCTTGATTCTGAATTGTGTACGTAGCAGAATTGTTGTTTGCGCTGTAGGTTATTCCGTTAATCCATGTAAAACTGGAGCCACATTCCAATTGAATATCAGTTCCTGAATTTGGGACACATTCACTTAATTTTTGAAGAAAAACATCGTGTGAACCAACAGCTGCGATATTATCTACACCGGCTCCGGGATTAAAATCACCCGTTTCATAGAAAAATCCAGCGGTATAAACACTATTACTCGGATCAACAGCAATGTTAATACCACTCAAATAAGCGGAAGGCCCACCGTTAGTAGTAACCCAAAGTTTATCCCCCGCAGGGCTTAACTTCTCTACAAACAAATCATAATACACAGCTGTTTTGTTATCGACACCGGCATTCGGATCCATATCCGTTGTTCCGCTAAACAATCCGGTAACATAAATATTGTTTGCAGCGTCTATCGCAATATCGTACGCAATTTGACTGGCCGGACCTGTAATTACCTTTGTCCAAACAAATAGCCCGTTAGCATCTAATTTTTGAATGTACAAATCTTCATTTCCAGTTGCGGAAACATTGAACTCAGCAACGCTCGGATCAAAATCAACTTGTCCGCTTGTAATGTATGTTTCATTATGAAATAAACCGGCTGAGTAAATATTACCGCTGGCATCAGTGACAATTCCTTTAGAACTGCAAACCATCGTTGTTCCTCCGAAACTCTTTGCCCAAGTTAAATCACCGGCACTAGTATACTTAGCAATGAAGCCATCGCTCGAACCAATTGAGGTTAACGTTGTTGTTCCGGCGGTTGGATCAAAGTCTGGTGAACCCGTAAATTGACCTGAAATGATATACTGACCGCTTACTTCATCCAACGTTCCTGCTCCCAAAAAGGTGCTCCCAGAAAGAAATTTAGTCCAAGTCAATATTCCTGCAGGCTCATATTTTTGAATAAAAACATTGAGCCCTCCTGAAGACGTCATGTAATTTGTGCCTCCTAATGTTGGATCAAAATCTGTTTGTGCGCTGTAATGACCGGAAACATAGAGATTACCCACAACATCAGCCGAAACGGATTTAATTTCAGTTGTTCCCGTTCCATCGATTGGATTAACCCATAGAAAATCACCGTCATTCTCCAATTTCAAAACAAATGCGTCAGTTCCTGCACCAAAACCGGAACCAACTGCTACAACCCCGGCATTCGGATCAAAATCGATCGTTCCGGAATTGAAAGTTCCAACAGCAATTATATTTCCTATCGGATCTATTTCCAACGCATAAATGCGTACTGTTGCGCTAGCTCCACCGAATCCTTTCGCCCAAATTACATTCCCCTGAGCATCCGTTTTTACAATAAAGGCATCTGTTACACCCTGTGAATTCACAATTGCTGTTCCGGGTCCGGAATCAAAATCCATTGTATCCTTGAAAGATCCTGCTGTATAGGTATATCCGTTATTGTCAGTAACCAGAGCTGTTGCCTGATCAGATAGTCCACTTCCAAATGTTTTGGTCCATTCATACGTTTGTGCAACCAGAACCTGACCAAAACAGATGGTGAAAATTGAGCATAAAATTAGTTTCATAATGTTCATTTAGTTTGAACAAGGATAGTTCAACCAATACGGTAATAGATGAAAATCTTCAGCAACAGACAAGTTAGTTTAGGAATGGCTGAAAAATAACGTTAATGGAGGTTCATGCTGGTTTTTATTTTTTTTGTGAACCAAATAAAAGCAATCTCAAACTTTTTGCTGGAGGATTTAAAGGTGTTGGATGAGTTCTTCCGCTCTCGTTCTCAATTCTTGCACTGAAAGAGAAAAGTATCTAAGAAAATATGATCTAAATAATTAGATTCCGATAGCAGACTTCCAACAGCAGTAGTTTTCCTTTCGTCAACCACTGCGGCGTCAGTCGCTACGGATTCACCACAAAGTGCAAAAGGCATCCCGTTAGGAATGCCTTTTTCTACTTTGGTGGTGATCCGGCTGGGATTCGAACCCAGGACCCATACATTAAAAGTGTATTGCTCTACCAGCTGAGCTACCGAATCTAAACCGCAA
Encoded proteins:
- a CDS encoding acyl-CoA thioesterase: MQDKITFQFVSEPSDVNFGGKVHGGSVMKWIDQAAYACASTWSEGYCVTVYVGGIRFFKPIHIGSLVKIQARVMYTGKSSIHIAVDVYSRKMAAPKFEKTTHCVIVFVAVDEAGNPKPTRQWVPDTERERHLEQYALKLMQLRKDIEAEMDPYLKDYLG